From the genome of Streptomyces sp. NBC_01260, one region includes:
- the rpsG gene encoding 30S ribosomal protein S7 has product MPRKGPAPKRPVIIDPVYGSPLVTSLINKILLNGKRSTAERIVYGAMEGLREKTGADPVITLKRALENVKPSLEVKSRRVGGATYQVPIEVKPGRAATLALRWVVGYSRARREKTMTERLMNELLDASNGLGAAVKKREDTHKMAESNKAFAHYRW; this is encoded by the coding sequence ATGCCTCGTAAGGGCCCCGCCCCGAAGCGCCCGGTCATCATTGACCCGGTCTATGGTTCTCCTCTTGTCACCTCGCTGATCAACAAGATCCTGCTCAACGGCAAGCGTTCCACCGCCGAGCGGATCGTGTACGGCGCCATGGAAGGCCTCCGCGAGAAGACCGGCGCTGACCCGGTCATCACGCTGAAGCGCGCGCTTGAGAACGTCAAGCCCTCGCTCGAGGTCAAGTCCCGCCGTGTCGGTGGCGCCACCTACCAGGTGCCGATCGAGGTCAAGCCCGGTCGCGCCGCCACCCTCGCACTGCGCTGGGTCGTCGGTTACTCCCGCGCCCGTCGCGAGAAGACGATGACGGAGCGGCTCATGAACGAGCTGCTCGACGCCTCCAACGGTCTTGGCGCTGCTGTCAAGAAGCGCGAGGACACCCACAAGATGGCCGAGTCGAACAAGGCCTTCGCGCACTACCGCTGGTAG
- a CDS encoding ATP-binding protein, with translation MNPQTATPRNLTAERTFTVLLSPTRRGARLARLLTVAHLGLWGLPLESAAHIVAELAANASVHGRVPGRNFQLRLTAHPGTLLRIEVTDTRGDRLPAPSTPADDAESGRGLLIVEALADRWGVVPGPVPRKTVWAELDLVP, from the coding sequence GTGAATCCACAAACCGCCACCCCCCGAAACCTCACCGCCGAACGCACGTTCACCGTGCTGCTCTCGCCCACCCGGCGGGGCGCCCGGCTCGCACGACTGCTGACCGTGGCGCATCTCGGCCTCTGGGGCCTGCCCCTGGAGTCGGCGGCGCACATCGTCGCTGAGCTGGCCGCCAACGCGTCCGTGCACGGCCGGGTACCGGGACGGAACTTCCAGCTGCGCCTCACGGCCCACCCGGGCACACTGCTGCGGATCGAGGTGACCGACACCCGGGGCGACCGCCTGCCCGCCCCGTCCACCCCCGCCGACGACGCGGAGAGCGGGCGCGGTCTGCTCATCGTCGAGGCACTGGCCGACCGCTGGGGCGTCGTCCCCGGCCCGGTCCCGCGCAAGACGGTCTGGGCGGAACTCGACCTCGTTCCGTGA
- the rpsL gene encoding 30S ribosomal protein S12, producing MPTIQQLVRKGRQDKVEKNKTPALEGSPQRRGVCTRVFTTTPKKPNSALRKVARVRLTSGIEVTAYIPGEGHNLQEHSIVLVRGGRVKDLPGVRYKIIRGSLDTQGVKNRKQARSRYGAKKEK from the coding sequence GTGCCTACGATTCAGCAGCTGGTCCGGAAGGGCCGGCAGGACAAGGTCGAGAAGAACAAGACGCCCGCGCTCGAGGGTTCTCCCCAGCGCCGCGGCGTCTGCACGCGTGTGTTCACGACCACCCCGAAGAAGCCGAACTCCGCGCTCCGGAAGGTCGCACGTGTGCGTCTGACCTCCGGTATCGAGGTCACGGCCTACATCCCGGGTGAGGGACACAACCTGCAGGAGCACTCCATCGTGCTCGTGCGTGGTGGCCGTGTGAAGGACCTGCCGGGTGTTCGTTACAAGATCATCCGCGGCTCCCTTGACACTCAGGGTGTCAAGAACCGCAAGCAGGCCCGCAGCCGCTACGGCGCCAAGAAGGAGAAGTAA
- the fusA gene encoding elongation factor G, with amino-acid sequence MATTSLDLAKVRNIGIMAHIDAGKTTTTERILFYTGVSYKIGEVHDGAATMDWMEQEQERGITITSAATTCHWPLNDVDHTINIIDTPGHVDFTVEVERSLRVLDGAVTVFDGVAGVEPQSETVWRQADRYGVPRICFVNKLDRTGADFLRCVDMIVDRLGAVPIVMQLPIGAEADFRGVVDLVTMKAFVYPEEAVKGEMYDTVEIPDNLKEAAEEWRGKLLEAVSENDDAMMELYLEGVEPTQDQLYEAIRRITLASKGSADSVTVTPVFCGTAFKNKGVQPLLDAVVRYLPSPLDVEAIEGHDVKDPEVVIKRRPSDDEPFSGLAFKIASDPHLGKLTFVRIYSGRLEAGTAVLNSVKGKKERIGKIYRMHANKREEIASVGAGDIIAVMGLKQTTTGETLCDDKKPVILESMDFPAPVIQVAIEPKSKGDQEKLGVAIQRLSEEDPSFQVHSDEETGQTIIGGMGELHLEVLVDRMKREFRVEANVGKPQVAYRETIRKAVERIDYTHKKQTGGTGQFAKVQIAIEPIEGGDASYEFVNKVTGGRIPREYIPSVDAGAQEAMQFGILAGYEMVGVRVTLLDGGYHEVDSSELAFKIAGSQAFKEGARRASPVLMEPMMSVEVTTPEDYLGDVIGDLNSRRGQIQAMEERSGARVVKGLVPLSEMFGYVGDLRSKTSGRASYSMQFDSYAEVPRNVAEEIIAKAKGE; translated from the coding sequence ATGGCCACCACTTCGCTTGACCTGGCCAAGGTCCGCAACATTGGGATCATGGCCCACATCGACGCGGGCAAGACGACCACCACCGAGCGGATCCTCTTCTACACCGGCGTTTCGTACAAGATCGGTGAAGTCCACGACGGCGCTGCCACGATGGACTGGATGGAGCAGGAGCAGGAGCGCGGCATCACGATCACGTCGGCCGCGACGACCTGTCACTGGCCGCTCAATGATGTTGACCACACCATCAACATCATCGACACCCCGGGTCACGTCGACTTCACCGTCGAGGTGGAGCGTTCGCTCCGCGTCCTCGACGGTGCCGTCACCGTGTTCGACGGTGTGGCCGGCGTCGAGCCGCAGTCCGAGACCGTGTGGCGTCAGGCGGACCGCTACGGCGTTCCGCGTATCTGCTTCGTCAACAAGCTCGACCGCACCGGTGCCGACTTCCTCCGTTGTGTCGACATGATCGTCGACCGCCTTGGTGCGGTCCCGATCGTCATGCAGCTCCCCATCGGTGCGGAGGCCGACTTCCGCGGCGTCGTCGACCTCGTGACGATGAAGGCCTTCGTGTACCCCGAAGAGGCCGTCAAGGGCGAGATGTACGACACCGTCGAGATCCCGGACAACCTCAAGGAGGCTGCCGAGGAATGGCGCGGCAAGCTCCTTGAGGCCGTCTCCGAGAACGACGACGCCATGATGGAGCTGTACCTGGAGGGCGTCGAGCCCACCCAGGACCAGCTGTACGAGGCGATCCGCCGGATCACCCTGGCGTCGAAGGGCTCGGCTGACTCCGTCACCGTCACCCCGGTGTTCTGTGGTACCGCGTTCAAGAACAAGGGCGTCCAGCCCCTGCTCGACGCGGTCGTCCGTTACCTGCCTTCCCCCCTGGACGTCGAGGCCATCGAAGGCCACGACGTCAAGGACCCCGAGGTCGTCATCAAGCGCCGTCCCTCGGACGACGAGCCGTTCTCCGGTCTCGCGTTCAAGATCGCCAGCGACCCGCACCTCGGCAAGCTCACCTTCGTCCGGATCTACTCCGGTCGCCTCGAGGCCGGCACCGCGGTGCTGAACTCGGTCAAGGGCAAGAAGGAGCGCATCGGCAAGATCTACCGCATGCACGCGAACAAGCGTGAGGAGATCGCGTCGGTGGGCGCCGGCGACATCATCGCCGTCATGGGCCTGAAGCAGACCACCACCGGTGAGACGCTGTGTGACGACAAGAAGCCGGTCATCCTGGAGTCCATGGACTTCCCGGCGCCGGTCATTCAGGTCGCCATCGAGCCCAAGTCCAAGGGCGACCAGGAGAAGCTGGGTGTTGCCATCCAGCGCCTCTCCGAGGAGGACCCGTCCTTCCAGGTGCACTCCGACGAGGAGACCGGCCAGACCATCATCGGTGGTATGGGCGAGCTTCACCTCGAAGTGCTCGTCGACCGCATGAAGCGCGAGTTCCGCGTCGAGGCGAACGTCGGCAAGCCGCAGGTCGCGTACCGCGAGACGATCCGCAAGGCCGTCGAGCGCATCGACTACACGCACAAGAAGCAGACTGGTGGTACCGGCCAGTTCGCGAAGGTGCAGATCGCCATCGAGCCCATCGAGGGCGGCGACGCGTCGTACGAGTTCGTCAACAAGGTCACCGGTGGCCGCATCCCCCGTGAGTACATTCCCTCGGTGGACGCGGGTGCTCAGGAAGCCATGCAGTTCGGCATCCTGGCCGGTTACGAGATGGTCGGCGTCCGCGTCACCCTTCTCGACGGTGGTTACCACGAGGTCGACTCCTCGGAGCTCGCCTTCAAGATCGCCGGTTCGCAGGCGTTCAAGGAGGGTGCCCGCAGGGCGTCCCCCGTGCTCATGGAGCCGATGATGTCGGTCGAGGTGACCACGCCCGAGGACTACCTCGGCGATGTCATCGGCGACCTCAACTCCCGCCGTGGCCAGATCCAGGCCATGGAGGAGCGCAGCGGCGCTCGCGTCGTGAAGGGCCTCGTGCCCCTCTCGGAGATGTTCGGCTACGTCGGAGACCTCCGCAGCAAGACCTCGGGTCGCGCAAGCTACTCGATGCAGTTCGACTCCTACGCCGAGGTTCCGCGGAACGTCGCCGAGGAGATCATCGCGAAGGCCAAGGGCGAGTAA
- a CDS encoding helix-turn-helix domain-containing protein codes for MDTQQVIAPPCTPPSSPGTRPDVTPTSGVIHVNTRHVSGFTVIGNHLAQHHELSLVAIGLAAHIQSLPAGAKVGIKVLTDRFPESEARITAALHELEAKGYLDRSRVRLPSGRMVTRTVSYNQPGAKPSTTAAPEPRPRPRKPPTTPAAPPPREAATQPAPAPVHVPPPTAPRTPPQPLPQPHAPTGELHRTASAFLADLRRHAPQLTLTEGDIATLTPGIATWLERDSHPDTIRHALTTDLPVPVKHPAKLLRHRITTLLPPPLPGAADLTPPRRKVLVIPLQNCDTCERAFRATGPGHCRDCRTEEPAVTHSATA; via the coding sequence ATGGATACCCAGCAGGTTATCGCGCCCCCGTGCACCCCGCCCAGCTCTCCCGGCACCCGGCCCGACGTCACGCCGACATCCGGCGTCATCCACGTCAACACCCGCCACGTCTCCGGCTTCACGGTCATCGGCAACCACCTCGCCCAGCACCACGAGCTCTCCCTCGTCGCGATCGGCCTTGCCGCGCACATCCAGTCGCTGCCCGCCGGGGCGAAGGTCGGCATCAAGGTCCTCACCGACCGCTTCCCGGAGAGCGAAGCCCGCATCACGGCGGCCCTGCACGAGCTGGAAGCGAAGGGCTACCTGGACCGCAGCCGCGTACGCCTCCCCAGCGGACGCATGGTCACGCGCACGGTCTCGTACAACCAGCCCGGTGCCAAGCCGTCCACGACGGCCGCTCCAGAACCCCGGCCCCGACCCCGTAAACCGCCGACGACACCCGCCGCCCCACCACCACGCGAGGCCGCCACCCAACCCGCGCCCGCGCCCGTCCACGTACCGCCGCCCACCGCCCCCAGGACTCCGCCCCAACCGCTCCCCCAGCCGCACGCACCCACCGGGGAGCTGCACCGGACCGCCTCCGCGTTTCTGGCCGACCTACGCCGTCACGCACCCCAACTCACGCTCACCGAGGGCGACATCGCGACCCTCACGCCCGGCATCGCCACCTGGCTCGAACGCGACAGCCACCCCGACACCATCCGCCACGCGCTCACCACCGACCTCCCGGTCCCCGTCAAGCACCCCGCGAAACTCCTGCGCCACCGCATCACGACCCTCCTGCCGCCCCCGCTCCCCGGCGCGGCCGACCTCACCCCGCCCCGCCGCAAGGTCCTCGTCATCCCGCTCCAGAACTGCGACACCTGCGAACGCGCCTTCCGCGCCACAGGGCCAGGGCACTGCCGCGACTGCCGAACCGAAGAACCGGCCGTCACACACAGCGCCACCGCGTAA
- the tuf gene encoding elongation factor Tu: protein MAKAKFERTKPHVNIGTIGHIDHGKTTLTAAITKVLHDAYPDLNEASAFDQIDKAPEERQRGITISIAHVEYQTESRHYAHVDCPGHADYIKNMITGAAQMDGAILVVAATDGPMPQTKEHVLLARQVGVPYIVVALNKADMVDDEEILELVELEVRELLSEYEFPGDDLPVVKVSALKALEGDKEWGQTVLDLMKAVDESIPQPERDVEKPFLMPIEDVFTITGRGTVVTGRIERGVLKVNETVDIVGIKTEKTTTTVTGIEMFRKLLDEGQAGENVGLLLRGIKREDVERGQVIIKPGSVTPHTEFEAQSYILSKDEGGRHTPFFNNYRPQFYFRTTDVTGVVTLPEGTEMVMPGDNTLMNVALIQPVAMEEGLKFAIREGGRTVGAGQVTKILK from the coding sequence GTGGCGAAGGCAAAGTTCGAGCGGACTAAGCCGCACGTCAACATCGGCACCATCGGTCACATTGACCACGGTAAGACGACCCTTACGGCCGCCATTACCAAGGTGCTTCACGACGCGTACCCGGACCTGAACGAGGCCTCGGCCTTCGACCAGATCGACAAGGCTCCTGAGGAGCGCCAGCGCGGTATCACCATCTCGATCGCGCACGTCGAGTACCAGACGGAGTCGCGTCACTACGCGCACGTCGACTGCCCGGGTCACGCTGACTACATCAAGAACATGATCACGGGTGCGGCGCAGATGGACGGCGCCATCCTCGTCGTCGCCGCGACCGACGGCCCGATGCCGCAGACCAAGGAGCACGTGCTCCTGGCCCGCCAGGTCGGCGTTCCGTACATCGTCGTCGCGCTGAACAAGGCCGACATGGTGGACGACGAGGAGATCCTGGAGCTCGTCGAGCTCGAGGTCCGTGAGCTCCTCTCCGAGTACGAGTTCCCGGGCGACGACCTTCCGGTCGTCAAGGTCTCGGCGCTCAAGGCTCTTGAGGGTGACAAGGAGTGGGGCCAGACCGTCCTCGACCTGATGAAGGCCGTCGACGAGTCGATCCCGCAGCCCGAGCGTGACGTCGAGAAGCCGTTCCTCATGCCGATCGAGGACGTCTTCACGATCACCGGTCGTGGCACCGTCGTCACCGGTCGTATCGAGCGTGGTGTCCTCAAGGTCAACGAGACCGTCGACATCGTCGGTATCAAGACCGAGAAGACCACCACCACGGTCACCGGCATCGAGATGTTCCGCAAGCTGCTCGACGAGGGCCAGGCCGGTGAGAACGTCGGTCTGCTCCTCCGTGGCATCAAGCGCGAGGACGTCGAGCGCGGCCAGGTCATCATCAAGCCCGGTTCGGTCACGCCGCACACCGAGTTCGAGGCCCAGTCCTACATCCTGTCGAAGGACGAGGGTGGCCGTCACACCCCCTTCTTCAACAACTACCGCCCGCAGTTCTACTTCCGTACCACGGACGTGACGGGCGTTGTGACCCTCCCCGAGGGCACCGAGATGGTCATGCCGGGTGACAACACCCTCATGAACGTCGCGCTGATCCAGCCGGTCGCCATGGAAGAGGGCCTGAAGTTCGCCATCCGTGAGGGTGGCCGGACCGTGGGCGCCGGCCAGGTCACCAAGATCCTCAAGTAA
- a CDS encoding VWA domain-containing protein, which yields MSTETVRVVLVAPISQERYFIPRRKRSIAWYAERSLAVADRFTPGAGIEILLYGSGHDGPAVARTELQQQSRASWVQEWATRPNMRRRLLTDAVPRSRVEEFFDLTHESLIRSKPLPAAELIVKRVEAAGGAPTLVIFWLDGRSQAREILEVLHASRVENVFWQFFGDESVIDSLWREEKVHKGQFLPHVSFHFNTSWSVRKISKAFSRWHAPRGA from the coding sequence ATGAGCACTGAAACTGTTCGTGTCGTTCTCGTTGCGCCAATATCGCAGGAGCGATATTTCATTCCCCGGAGAAAGCGTTCGATCGCGTGGTATGCAGAGCGTTCCCTCGCGGTTGCCGACAGATTCACTCCCGGTGCGGGAATCGAGATCCTCCTCTACGGAAGCGGCCACGACGGTCCGGCCGTCGCCCGCACGGAATTGCAGCAGCAGTCCCGTGCGAGTTGGGTTCAGGAATGGGCAACCAGGCCGAACATGCGACGACGTCTGCTCACCGACGCTGTTCCGCGCAGTCGCGTGGAAGAGTTCTTCGACCTGACCCACGAGTCATTGATCAGATCCAAGCCGCTGCCGGCCGCGGAGCTCATCGTGAAGCGGGTGGAAGCCGCAGGCGGTGCGCCCACTCTGGTGATCTTCTGGCTGGACGGCAGAAGCCAGGCCAGGGAGATCCTTGAGGTCCTTCACGCGTCCCGGGTCGAGAACGTCTTCTGGCAATTCTTCGGGGACGAGTCGGTCATTGACTCGTTGTGGCGCGAAGAGAAGGTCCACAAAGGGCAATTCCTTCCCCACGTCTCCTTCCACTTCAACACGAGCTGGAGTGTACGGAAGATCAGCAAGGCATTCTCGCGTTGGCATGCGCCACGGGGCGCTTGA
- a CDS encoding DUF397 domain-containing protein produces MIRRTSAQDVSELAWFKSSYSSNGNEGDCVEVAITPGAVHVRDSKNVRGARLAFAAGAWAGFVPYASGR; encoded by the coding sequence ATGATCCGCAGGACTTCCGCGCAGGACGTTTCTGAGCTGGCCTGGTTCAAGAGCAGCTACAGCAGCAACGGCAACGAGGGCGACTGTGTCGAGGTCGCGATCACGCCCGGCGCGGTGCACGTGCGCGACTCCAAGAACGTGCGGGGCGCCCGGCTCGCGTTCGCGGCGGGCGCTTGGGCGGGCTTCGTCCCGTACGCCTCCGGGCGCTGA
- a CDS encoding GNAT family N-acetyltransferase — MHVRTTQGWALRPATPEDVDAIAELRAIVMRPDLVRLGRYDEHRVRRRLRDSYLPEYTSVIVVDGRFAGCVTLRPDEDGRCLESFFLAAELQGAGIGSAVLRELLARTDAEGVTVRLNVLQGSAARRLYERHGFTLEREDPVDVFMVRRPPVPAP; from the coding sequence ATGCATGTACGCACCACTCAAGGCTGGGCCCTGCGCCCCGCCACCCCCGAGGACGTCGACGCCATAGCCGAGCTCAGGGCCATCGTGATGCGCCCTGACCTCGTCCGCCTGGGACGGTACGACGAGCACCGGGTGCGCCGGCGGCTGCGGGACTCCTACCTCCCCGAGTACACCTCGGTGATCGTCGTCGACGGCCGCTTCGCCGGCTGCGTCACCCTGCGGCCCGACGAGGACGGCCGCTGCCTGGAGAGCTTCTTCCTCGCCGCGGAGCTCCAGGGCGCGGGCATCGGCTCCGCGGTCCTGCGCGAACTGCTGGCCCGTACCGACGCCGAAGGGGTCACGGTCCGGCTGAACGTGCTCCAGGGCAGCGCGGCCCGGCGGCTGTACGAGCGGCACGGGTTCACCCTGGAGCGCGAGGACCCGGTCGACGTCTTCATGGTGCGCCGGCCGCCCGTACCCGCTCCGTGA
- a CDS encoding poly(A) polymerase, which yields MRTSEEIYHRVRWDTRFDPARFVLGVAQRGRDPKRVPLERFTPGGDIPWHRVLFFEADGEVVWDRSTGTDRIDATDAGRIRTPRRLPSPYFTSRTPHAYSPSTETWEPAPAGQASRAGAGSVTVLTWNTLWDRYDADRIDTARRRPLLLDALHAADADVIALQEAEPALLELLLGTGWVRDGYTLATEPAGRDVADCGLLLLSRLPVREAGLHVLGPHKAVAAAVLETADGCPVAVAVTHLSSDHSPAGAARRDTELADLATGLAGVEGEVLLVGDFNDGGDRPQTRLAMTDAWHQVHGPADATPTFDPSANPLAAVSSLSGRASRLDRVLLRTDRLRARTAVLTGDAPGPAGLYISDHYGVRVELGPPVPAAAEGLAERVAAALPGAQVHVVGSRRMGCALPDADLDLVAALPGAPAPAELRQRLAATLPEARCVREVTGARVPGLRFRLDGLSVDLVTVATGSLSPADAVGHRAELGEAAAIALSAVSDAAALLTAAEPHGAAFASLARDAKAWARARGLDSAPCGGLPGLAWTVLAARTAHESGDLPPLVLLRHFFATWAAWDWDEPVGGAAATGDPVTVLTPTAPVRSCTTQVSAAGRDLLAAELYRAWEILESAEDGDDPRPLLCAPPVLRDRHTSWALASARPGPDEGRLRGRLLALTAALAEAGAADCRVWPRPVTADGRAGYAIGLGATPPDGPRLAEIGAELLRGIRDASLAPVGLAALRSSGDAAFTDGPA from the coding sequence ATGCGTACGAGCGAGGAGATCTACCACCGGGTCCGCTGGGACACCCGGTTCGACCCGGCACGCTTCGTCCTGGGCGTCGCCCAGCGCGGCCGGGACCCCAAGCGGGTGCCGCTGGAACGGTTCACCCCGGGCGGGGACATCCCCTGGCACCGGGTGCTGTTCTTCGAGGCGGACGGCGAGGTGGTGTGGGACCGGTCCACGGGCACCGACCGGATCGACGCGACGGACGCGGGCCGGATACGCACTCCGCGCAGGCTCCCGTCCCCTTACTTCACATCCCGCACCCCGCACGCGTACTCCCCTTCTACGGAGACCTGGGAACCGGCACCGGCCGGGCAGGCGAGCCGGGCCGGTGCCGGTTCCGTGACCGTGCTGACCTGGAACACCCTCTGGGACCGGTACGACGCCGACCGGATAGACACGGCCCGCCGCCGCCCCCTGCTGCTCGACGCACTGCACGCGGCGGACGCGGACGTCATCGCGCTCCAGGAGGCGGAGCCCGCGCTGCTGGAACTGCTGCTGGGGACCGGCTGGGTGCGCGACGGATACACGCTCGCCACGGAACCGGCGGGCCGGGACGTGGCGGACTGCGGTCTGCTGCTGCTCAGCCGGCTCCCCGTGCGCGAGGCGGGGCTGCACGTCCTCGGCCCGCACAAGGCGGTGGCCGCAGCCGTGTTGGAGACGGCCGACGGCTGCCCGGTCGCGGTGGCCGTGACCCACCTGAGCAGCGACCACTCCCCCGCAGGAGCCGCCCGCCGCGACACCGAACTGGCCGATCTGGCAACGGGGTTGGCCGGTGTCGAGGGCGAGGTGCTGCTCGTAGGGGACTTCAACGACGGCGGCGACCGCCCGCAGACCCGGCTGGCGATGACGGACGCGTGGCACCAGGTCCACGGTCCCGCCGACGCAACCCCGACCTTCGACCCGTCCGCGAACCCCCTGGCAGCCGTCTCCTCCCTCTCCGGCCGCGCCTCCCGGCTGGACCGGGTGCTGCTGCGCACGGACCGGCTGCGGGCGCGGACTGCGGTGCTGACCGGCGACGCCCCGGGCCCGGCGGGGCTCTACATCTCCGACCACTACGGGGTACGGGTGGAGCTGGGCCCGCCGGTACCAGCGGCAGCGGAAGGACTCGCGGAACGGGTCGCCGCCGCCCTCCCCGGCGCCCAGGTCCACGTCGTCGGCTCCCGGCGCATGGGCTGCGCGCTGCCGGACGCGGACCTGGACCTGGTGGCCGCACTGCCCGGCGCGCCCGCCCCGGCGGAGCTGCGGCAACGGCTGGCCGCCACGCTCCCCGAGGCCCGGTGCGTGCGCGAGGTGACGGGCGCCCGGGTGCCCGGCCTGCGCTTCCGCCTGGACGGGCTCAGCGTCGACCTGGTCACGGTGGCGACGGGGTCGCTCTCCCCGGCCGACGCGGTCGGCCACCGCGCGGAACTGGGCGAGGCGGCGGCGATCGCGCTGAGCGCGGTGAGCGACGCTGCGGCGTTGCTCACGGCGGCGGAACCCCACGGGGCGGCCTTCGCGTCCCTCGCCCGGGACGCCAAGGCCTGGGCGCGGGCCCGGGGCCTGGACTCCGCGCCCTGCGGCGGGCTGCCGGGCCTGGCCTGGACCGTCCTCGCGGCCCGTACCGCGCACGAGTCGGGCGACCTGCCGCCCCTCGTACTGCTCCGGCACTTCTTCGCGACCTGGGCGGCGTGGGACTGGGACGAGCCGGTGGGCGGGGCTGCGGCGACCGGCGACCCGGTCACGGTGCTGACCCCTACCGCTCCGGTACGTTCCTGCACCACGCAGGTCTCGGCCGCCGGCCGCGATCTCCTCGCCGCCGAGCTGTACCGGGCCTGGGAGATCCTGGAGTCGGCGGAGGACGGTGACGACCCTCGTCCCCTTCTTTGTGCCCCGCCCGTGCTGCGGGACCGCCACACCTCCTGGGCCCTCGCCTCCGCCCGCCCCGGCCCGGACGAAGGCCGACTGCGCGGCAGGCTCCTCGCCCTGACCGCCGCCCTCGCCGAGGCGGGCGCCGCCGACTGCCGCGTCTGGCCGCGCCCGGTCACGGCCGACGGCCGCGCGGGGTACGCGATCGGCCTGGGCGCGACCCCGCCGGACGGGCCCCGGCTGGCGGAGATCGGGGCGGAGCTGCTGCGCGGAATCCGGGACGCGTCGCTGGCGCCGGTGGGGCTGGCGGCGCTGCGATCGAGCGGGGACGCGGCGTTCACGGACGGGCCCGCCTGA
- a CDS encoding helix-turn-helix domain-containing protein, with amino-acid sequence MSVDEAGTQQVDGGADEPGWDVDPDDESGVAVVAAVGRQIKAWREAAGMRAGEFGAAIGYSEDLVYKVEGGRRIPRPEFLDRADEVLGAGGKIAAMKRDVAQVRYPKKVRDLAGVEAKAVEIAAYVAHGLHGLLQTPGHARALFEARQPAYSQDEVERMVSARMARQSIFERLPAPALSFVLEESALRRPIGGTMEWRRQLERLLEIGQLRNVSLQVMPTYREAHPGMDGDIDVLKFKDGTAVGRSHGAFSGRSVTDGRQLRILELRYGTIRAEALTPRETLALIAQVLGET; translated from the coding sequence ATGAGCGTGGATGAGGCTGGTACGCAGCAGGTGGACGGCGGGGCGGACGAGCCCGGCTGGGACGTCGATCCCGATGACGAGTCGGGGGTCGCGGTGGTCGCCGCCGTGGGCCGCCAGATCAAGGCCTGGCGGGAGGCGGCCGGGATGCGCGCGGGCGAGTTCGGGGCGGCGATCGGGTACAGCGAGGACCTGGTCTACAAGGTGGAGGGCGGGCGGCGCATTCCCCGGCCGGAGTTCCTGGACAGAGCGGACGAGGTGCTGGGCGCGGGCGGGAAGATCGCTGCGATGAAGCGGGATGTGGCGCAGGTTCGGTACCCGAAGAAGGTTCGGGACCTTGCGGGGGTAGAGGCGAAGGCCGTCGAGATTGCGGCCTACGTGGCGCACGGCCTGCATGGCCTGTTGCAGACTCCAGGCCATGCGCGGGCACTGTTCGAGGCCCGGCAGCCCGCGTACTCGCAGGATGAAGTGGAACGGATGGTGTCCGCGCGCATGGCCAGGCAGTCGATCTTCGAACGGTTGCCTGCTCCCGCCCTCAGTTTCGTGCTGGAGGAGTCGGCACTCAGGCGGCCCATCGGGGGCACAATGGAGTGGCGGCGACAGCTCGAACGGTTGCTGGAGATCGGGCAGTTGCGCAATGTCAGCCTTCAGGTAATGCCTACGTACCGCGAGGCGCATCCAGGGATGGACGGTGACATCGACGTGCTGAAGTTCAAGGACGGTACGGCGGTGGGGCGTTCGCACGGCGCTTTCAGCGGGCGATCGGTGACCGATGGGAGGCAACTTCGCATCCTTGAACTGCGGTATGGCACCATCCGGGCCGAGGCCCTCACCCCCCGGGAGACTCTGGCCCTCATCGCACAAGTGCTGGGAGAGACATGA